In the Euphorbia lathyris chromosome 5, ddEupLath1.1, whole genome shotgun sequence genome, one interval contains:
- the LOC136230701 gene encoding putative germin-like protein 2-2 — MMNGLSCKDPKMAEASDFFFSGLDIAGNTTGAVGSKVTPVNVAQIPGLNTLGISFARIDYAPGGINPPHTHPRASEILTVIEGNLEVGFITSNPENRLITKILKKGDVFVFPVNLIHYQRNVGHGNVVAIAALSSQNPGVITIANAVFGSNPPIPAAVLSKAFQLDHNVVGYLQTKF; from the coding sequence ATGATGAATGGATTGAGTTGCAAAGATCCAAAAATGGCAGAAGCAAGTGATTTCTTCTTCAGTGGACTTGACATAGCAGGAAATACAACTGGAGCAGTTGGTTCTAAGGTAACTCCTGTAAATGTAGCTCAAATTCCAGGACTGAACACTCTTGGCATCTCTTTCGCTAGAATTGACTATGCTCCCGGAGGCATTAACCCTCCCCATACGCATCCTCGTGCCTCTGAAATATTGACAGTAATTGAAGGCAACCTTGAAGTTGGATTTATAACTTCTAACCCTGAAAATCGTCTGATCACAAAGATATTAAAAAAAGGAGATGTTTTTGTATTCCCAGTGAACCTAATTCACTATCAGAGAAATGTTGGGCATGGTAATGTTGTTGCTATTGCTGCTCTAAGTAGCCAAAATCCAGGAGTTATTACAATTGCTAATGCTGTCTTTGGTTCTAATCCGCCAATTCCTGCTGCTGTTCTTTCCAAGGCTTTTCAGTTGGACCATAACGTTGTTGGTTACCTGCAAACCAAGTTCTAA